Proteins encoded by one window of Arachis ipaensis cultivar K30076 chromosome B04, Araip1.1, whole genome shotgun sequence:
- the LOC107636453 gene encoding uncharacterized protein LOC107636453 encodes MLPIDINLQSIRVARQDEIPVVDYWNSLYDELNELDDERLRALERVIRRKDVMSKSYNRRVKAKTFAVGDLVWKTILPMEEKSKTYGKWSPTWEGPYVIDKIYSGNAYKIIEVGLGRRITSINAKYLKIYRPGIHEITFHMFKNTKISS; translated from the coding sequence ATGTTGCCAATTGATATTAATTTGCAAAGTATAAGGGTGGCTAGACAAGATGAGATACCAGTAGTAGATTATTGGAATTCTTTATATGATGAGCTCAATGAACTAGATGACGAAAGGTTGAGAGCTTTAGAGCGGGTGATTCGACGAAAAGATGTTATGTCAAAATCATACAACCGCCGTGTTAAAGCAAAGACATTTGCGGTTGGAGATTTAGTGTGGAAAACAATTTTGCCTATGGAAGAAAAGTCAAAAACTTATGGTAAGTGGTCTCCAACTTGGGAAGGACCTTATGTGATTGACAAGATTTATTCCGGAAATGCCTATAAGATTATTGAAGTCGGATTAGGAAGAAGAATTACTTCAATAAATGCCaagtatttaaaaatatataggcCAGGTATTCATGAGATAACATTCCACATGTTTAAGAATACAAAAATATCCAGTTGA